From Apium graveolens cultivar Ventura chromosome 9, ASM990537v1, whole genome shotgun sequence, the proteins below share one genomic window:
- the LOC141685118 gene encoding protein RADIALIS-like 4, translating into MASSSLRDSLSTWTADENKAFEKALAQFDKDTPERWQNIAEAVGGGKIAEEVKTHYEILLEDLRRIESGHVPIPSYKNTNISAADEEEEKRLLKYLSLQ; encoded by the exons ATGGCTTCCAGCTCTCTGAGGGATAGTCTTTCAACATGGACAGCAGATGAAAACAAAGCCTTTGAGAAGGCACTTGCTCAGTTCGACAAAGACACGCCTGAGAGGTGGCAGAACATAGCTGAAGCAGTTGGTGGTGGCAAAATTGCAGAAGAAGTGAAGACGCATTACGAGATTCTTCTTGAAGATCTTCGTCGTATCGAATCTGGCCATGTCCCTATCCCTAGTTACAAGAACACTAATATTTCTGCTgctgatgaagaagaagaaaagag GCTTTTGAAGTATCTCAGCTTACAGTGA